ACTACTGAAACGGATTTTCCTTTTTCAACCTCAGTAACAATCACAAACGGACGGTTGTTAGTCATGTTGGATGGAGTTCCAGCAACGGTGTGCACATCGCTTAGCATGGTAGCCAGCTCGGTATACTTATACTTGCTGTCTTTGGCCGGAATAAGCACCGGTCCTTCGTAGTAAAGCGAGTAGTAAATGTCGCTATCGGCTAGCTCAGGAAAAATCTTCTTGCCTTCACCAGTTACCGAGAACTTTGCCAAACCATGTCCACGGTTATCGTGCTCAATGTCGATGGCTTCGGCACCACTTAACGCAAGCGATGGATAGCCCGGTGTTTCGGATAGAATATAGGCTCCGGCACAAATGCCAACCACACCCTTACCGCTTTTCACTAGGTCGATAACCTTTTGCTGGCCAAGTAAGCCAAGGCTACCAGTTTCGGAGCGTCCGCCCCCACCAGGGAAAAGGAATACGTCAATATCGTCGGCATCACCGCCCATAATATCGGCAGCAGAAATAACGCGAACGGTAATCCCTTCATCAATGCGGCAGGCCTCAAGGGCATCGGTAATGCAGTCGGGGCTATCGCCATTCTTGTCGAACACACCTACGTGAATAGTGTCGTTACTCCTTGTCTTTAAATCGCCCGGTTGGCATGATACCAGTAGGGCAATAGCGGAAATGTATAAAAGATGTTTCATGTTTTAAAGGTTAAAAGGTAAAGGGTAAAAGAGTGAAAGGTGAAAAGTGAATGGTGAAAAGATGGTCGTTGCAAAATCATACCAATTCAGCATGTGGGTGTTTCATTCAGAATTGGCAAATTGGCACATTTATTTTTCCTTAACCCCAAGTTCGGTGAGGTAAGTTTTGGCAACAACATCGTCGAGCCAGGTGTAGAATTGGGCTACTTCGCCGGGCTTTCCTTTTCCGCTGCGCCATATAGCCACCTTTTCGTCGGCAACCTTAAATATGTTGCGCTCCATTACCTCAAGCTTTTGCACTATTCCGGTTTTCTCAAGATTGAACAGCTTCGATATTTGAATGTAGCGAGCGCCATCGGAACGTTTCATAGGGTAGCACTGATCCATTAGCTCCAGCGACATGCTGTTGATTGGTGAATTACCTTGCTTGTTCCTTACAACCATTCGTGGCAGCTTATCGCCTTCGCGCACCCAGAGTGGCAGCGCAACGCATGTATTGGGGAAGCCAACCATTGTCCATATAGTAGCCAAATCGGTAGGTTCGCCCGGCTTAACGCCTTGCACCAGAATAGCAGATGATGTTCCGCTGCGCGAGAGCAAATCGTCGGAGTTTACAAAATAGCTGCCTGCGGGAATAGCGCTAAACTCTTTGCGGTAATCGCGGTTTAGCACCGGATTCCTAAAGCAGCGGGTAAACTCTTGCAGAATGGTTTGATAGTTCATTTTGTGCTGCGCATCGGCAGTGTAAAACAAGTCTTGTGCCGTTTGAAAGCGAATAAAACCGTAACCTATATCCTTCTTTCCGGTAAAGGAGAAGTTGGTGCGGATAATATAACCGTTTGGTGCTTCGGCAGGATTGTTGGCATCGAACTTGGTAAAAGTGTAATTGTTTACCTCATAAAAAGCGGCACCACCCGCAGCATCAATTACGCCAAAGTGAGCAGCAAGCCCCATTGGTTTCGACTCCGCATTAAGTAGGGCTTCAAAATCGGATAGTGAGGCACATTGCTTTAATGCCTTGCGCATAAACTCTCCTTCCAAATCTTTTTTGGAAGTAGTATCGTCGAGGTTTACGTTGAAAGAGGCACTGTTCATTATAGAAAAGCCAGCCGAGTTGGCACCGCCCCAAATTAGAGCACCGGTAGAATCTTCGGAGTTAATAAGGCCTACATAAGTATACTTGCCATCGGCGAAAAACTTCATGCTATTCTTGGCATAATCACTGTCGCGCACCTTCCAAATCATAGGCCGTCCATCGGTGGTATACTTCCCCGAAATAATGGCGGTGGTGCAGGCAATCCCATACAAGTATGAAACTGCCAATACGATTAAAAGAAATAGTTTTTTCATGGTTAGGTTGTTTGCGGTTTATAAATAGCTGGCAGCAAACCAAAATGCGCCATTCTGCAATTAAGTTAGGTTACGCAAATGTAGCAGAAAAGATGGAAGGTTAGCAAAAGCGGAGGGCGAAGGTCGAAAAGGATAGTTGGGTATTGCAAGTGCAAGTTTGCACCTTACCGACCTAGCCCCATCCGGTCCCAAAGGGAAGGGTGACTTGCTGAAGATGAGGGCAGCATTATAACCCAGCGGCGCCTCCTTTGGTGGAGGTCGATTGGATTAAAAATTGCAGAATAGTTATACAATGCACCCTTTGTGTTCTCTGTGTTGTTTTTCTCCGTGACCTCTGTGGTTAAATATGGTAGGTTGTTCAATGCAAATGATTTGCTGTTTTGCTCCTTACCGACCTAACCCCATCCCTGTCCCAAAGGGAAGGGTGACTTGCTGAAGTTGAGATGAGGTGTGCTTTTCGAATAGCTTTACACATTGCATTGCCCCAACAAAAAACAACCTATCGCCCTTGCAGGGCTTTGTGCTGGCGCTACTGCTTACACAGGTTTACGCTTCGCTCCAACCTGTGCTTTTACCTTTCGGGACTTCGTCCCTCCTCCTTTCCATTTGGCCTGAAAGGGTAACATGTAATAGCACAGGGCGCAGCCCTAAATCAATACCTGACACAACTTAGGGCTGTAAGCCCGACATGTTTTTCCCAATTGTCGTCCACACATAATCCAATGTTACATTTTCACAGTAAACGGAAATGGGTTCTACTCTCTAAATTGTTTTCCGCCACAGGAATTGTGGTTAAGCAAGAGGGCTCAAGGGCATATCCAAATAGCTAGATACCCTTCTCCAACAACTTTTCGAGCTGATGATACTCAATGCCATATACCTTTTTAATATCGGCAATCTGCTCAAGCACCTTTGGATCGGGAGTAGCAAGCTCGCGTTGCTTAATGCCGACAATCAGCACGTTTTTGGGAGTGTGTTCGGTGGCAATAAATTCAAAAACATTGGTTTTATACCCATAAGCCTCCATGATTAGAGCGCGTAGTCCATCGGTAAGCAGTTCGGACTGGCGTTCCTTTAGAATACCAAACTGGGTAATACGGCCGAGATTCCCTACTGGATTAATCTGCTTCCGTATTTGCTTATGGCAGCAAGGGGCAACCACAATCACCTTAGCATTAGCCTTCATACCCATAAAAATGGCATCATCGGTGGCGGTATCGCAGGCATGAAGGGCAATGAGCATATCAACCTTAGGCAGCTTTGCATCTACAATGGTTCCCTCGACAAAGGAGAGTCCGGCAAATCCCGATTCTTTCGCAATGGTATTGCACTTATCCACCAACTCTTTACGGAGTTCGACACCCACAACGCTTGGCGTTTTGTGAAGAACATTCACCAAGTAATCGTAGAGCGCAAAGGTGAGGTAACCCTTACCGGCACCCATATCGGCCACGCTGAAAGAGTTATCCAGTTCTACCGATTTTAGCACCCCATCAATAATCTCAACATACTTATTTATCTGTCGATACTTATCCTGCATGTCGTTCTTTACCTTACCCTCGCTGGTAGTAATTCCCAAGCGATAGAGATAGGTATTCTCCGCGGGCGTAATCAGTCGAGCCTTCTCCTTATCATGGCTAAGCGAAGGTTGCATTGTCTCGGTAGCCGGTCCAATGCGGAGCTTTGCAGTTCCATTGGGCGAAATAGTAAGGTAGTAGTTGGCCGAAAGAGTAAACAAATCGGCCTGAAGGAAATCGTTGGCAAACATAGCTTCAAGAAGAGATCCCACCTCCTCAAACATGCAATTTTGGGTAATATCTTTGGTTTGATGGCGAAGTACAAACGATAACCGTTCCCCTTTTTTAATGCTTATAACCTTGGCCGAAGCAGTTCGCAGCGTATTATTCTTGTCGCGCCTGTTGAATAAGGCAAGTCGCACAAAGTTTTTGGCCTCTAGGCTCTCGATAGTGTGCGCAATAAATTGCGAAATGGGGTTGTTGCTCATGATTTCTTGCGTTGTATCATTTGTATTGGGCACAAAGGTAGGGAAAAGAATATGTTAATGGGTTAAATTGCTAATGTGCTAATGAATGCCTGTAAATAAAACTGGCACATTGCTGCATTGTCAGGTAGATCGTTGCACCACATATTCCACAGATCTACACAGATTATTAAAAGAAAACATAGCTACAAAGGCTATGGAGCCGTTTTGCACAAAGGCGAACTTAGCGTAGTTGTTTGCTACAGGTTACCCACATAGAGCCACCCTGCGAGCAGGAATAGTGCAAAGGGGCATGGCGCTATCGCCCGCTACTGGCCCATTTTAATTGCCGCATTAATCCATTGGCATATTGTCGCATTTCTTCGGACTTCGGACTTCGGTCTTCCGACTTCGGTCTTCGGTCTTCAGTCTTCAGTCTTCGGTCTTCCGACTTCGGTCTTCGGTCTTCGGTCTTCAGTCTTCCGACTTCGGTCTTCCGACTTCGGTCTTCCGACTTATTCATCGAATTATGCATGGCGCAAGGCCACGATTAAGGCCCCGGTTATATAGGCAATCACCCACCATGCGTAAGCGTAGCGTGAATATAAGTGCAGCGATTTGGAAATGAGCAATCCCGGGCCATACTTGCTTCGGAAACGCAAAAGTAGAATGAAATCAATAAGCATAGCCAATAGGGCCGAATATCCAAGAATGCCATGCGAACTCATAAATGAATGGGTGGAACCACTCACCATGCAAATGGTAGCAATTATATCGAACAAAATACCTGCCGATAGAAAAACCATCACCCTGTTGTTGGCTCTGCGGTTGCGCTGCTCGTTAAAAATAGCAACTGAATAGGCAATTAAAGCAAAATTCACTATTACGGTTCCGGCAAGAAGGATTGAATTCATATCGAGTATAATATTAAAAGTGAAACATCAAAAACAGCCATTACATTAGATCTGCCTCCTAACAACATTCTTCATCCATTATCCATCCGAAGGCGAAGCAGGTTTGCAAAGTAAACATGTTTTATCAATTTCATCCGAGAAATGAGAAGCTTAATTACTATGGCTTTCGGATAAGAAAGAAAACCTGTTCATCAATTGTTTAAAAATATTTTTGCCTTCGCAAACGTTTTCTATTGGTAAAACTGTAACTTGAAAAGCAAATAATTGACGCCGATTGTTAATGAAATCGGCTAAAATCTTTACGATTTTGCCCATGGAAACAAACAATTCAAAAGCCGACCAGCAGATTAGCCTCGATCGGTATTTGCAATCAATGAAAGAGATTGGTTACATTTCCCTAGCCGAGGCCACCAACGAGGATTACGAACGTATAGGATTCAAATCGGGTCTAGAGGTTCATCAGCAACTGCTTACCAAGCGAAAGTTGTTCTGCCGCTGTCCCGCAGGAATATTCCACAAGCATAACGATTATACCGCCGAAGTGGTGCGCCATATGCGGCCTACCCTTAGCGAAATGGGTGTTTACGATGGAACGGCCCTCATGGAGTTTCGCACCCGTAAAGAGATCGTATATCGCCTAAACAATAAAACGGCCTGTACCTACGAAACCGATGATACGCCACCATTCAAAATAGACATGGAAGCGCTCGAAATTGCTCTCGAAATCAGTTTGCTGTGTAAGCTAAATATCGTGGGCGAGGTACACATTACCCGCAAACAATACCTCGATGGTAGCATACCTACCGGTTTTCAGCGCACCGCCATCATCGGTATTGAGGGCGAAATTCAACTCCGCAATAAGAAGGTGGGCATTCTGCAGCTCAGCATCGAGGAAGATTCATGCCGTGAAGTTTCCGATATTGGCCACGTCCGCATATATAAAACCGATAGACTCGGAATGCCGCTCATCGAAACGGTAACCCATCCTCAGCTTTTCACCCCATGGGAACTCGCCGAGGCGGGTAATCATATCCGGTTTATGAACCGCAGCACAGGATTGGTTCGCACAGGTATTGGTGCCGCTCGGCAAGATGTAAACGTCAGCTGCCGCGGTGGAGCCCGGGTAGAGATTAAGGGCGTTGCTCATATTGCTTGGATTCCAAAACTCTCGCATATTGAAGCCTTCCGCCAATATGCGCTGCTTCACCTGCGCGACGAGTTAAATAGTAGGATACCTGACTATAAACTTTGGAAGATTGAATCGAAGGAGCTCGATCCTGTAGAATTTGGCTTCAACTTCCCCACCAACTTACCCTATACCGTTCCACTTTCTCTCATTGGCGTAAAGTTGCCAAATTTTGCCGGAGCGCTATCGCATTTCACCCAACCGGGCCGATGCTTTGGTAACGAAATTACCGAACGACTCAAGGTTATTGCCTGCCTCGAACGTCCAAACATGGTACATTCGGAGGAAATCGAAAAAGATGCCATCTGCTTCAACTTCCATAAGCTGGGAAAGATACTCAATGCCACCCCGAAAGATGCAATGTTGGTATTCTGGGGTCCCGAGGCCGATGTAAAGACCGCACTCGAAACCATTGAAGAGCGTTGCATTATGGCATTTGAGGGCATTCCTCTCGAAACTCGAAAAGGATTACCCGATGGAACAACCATATTTGAGCGCGTGCTTCCGGGTGCCGACCGCATGTATCCCGATACCGATTCCGCCCCTGTTGCTATTGAGCAGCAGCATATCGATGTGGTTACCAAACGGCTTGCTACCGACCTTCATTTGCGCATAGCACAGCTGCAGGGCTGGAATGTTCCTGAAAGCTGCTGGACATTCCTCCTACGCCACAACCTGGTGGTGCTTGTTGAAAAAATTGCAAGCATCGGCTATCCTCCAAAAGCAGTGGCTATCCTAATAGCCGAGCATTT
The window above is part of the Williamwhitmania taraxaci genome. Proteins encoded here:
- a CDS encoding C45 family peptidase, coding for MKKLFLLIVLAVSYLYGIACTTAIISGKYTTDGRPMIWKVRDSDYAKNSMKFFADGKYTYVGLINSEDSTGALIWGGANSAGFSIMNSASFNVNLDDTTSKKDLEGEFMRKALKQCASLSDFEALLNAESKPMGLAAHFGVIDAAGGAAFYEVNNYTFTKFDANNPAEAPNGYIIRTNFSFTGKKDIGYGFIRFQTAQDLFYTADAQHKMNYQTILQEFTRCFRNPVLNRDYRKEFSAIPAGSYFVNSDDLLSRSGTSSAILVQGVKPGEPTDLATIWTMVGFPNTCVALPLWVREGDKLPRMVVRNKQGNSPINSMSLELMDQCYPMKRSDGARYIQISKLFNLEKTGIVQKLEVMERNIFKVADEKVAIWRSGKGKPGEVAQFYTWLDDVVAKTYLTELGVKEK
- the gatE gene encoding Glu-tRNA(Gln) amidotransferase subunit GatE → METNNSKADQQISLDRYLQSMKEIGYISLAEATNEDYERIGFKSGLEVHQQLLTKRKLFCRCPAGIFHKHNDYTAEVVRHMRPTLSEMGVYDGTALMEFRTRKEIVYRLNNKTACTYETDDTPPFKIDMEALEIALEISLLCKLNIVGEVHITRKQYLDGSIPTGFQRTAIIGIEGEIQLRNKKVGILQLSIEEDSCREVSDIGHVRIYKTDRLGMPLIETVTHPQLFTPWELAEAGNHIRFMNRSTGLVRTGIGAARQDVNVSCRGGARVEIKGVAHIAWIPKLSHIEAFRQYALLHLRDELNSRIPDYKLWKIESKELDPVEFGFNFPTNLPYTVPLSLIGVKLPNFAGALSHFTQPGRCFGNEITERLKVIACLERPNMVHSEEIEKDAICFNFHKLGKILNATPKDAMLVFWGPEADVKTALETIEERCIMAFEGIPLETRKGLPDGTTIFERVLPGADRMYPDTDSAPVAIEQQHIDVVTKRLATDLHLRIAQLQGWNVPESCWTFLLRHNLVVLVEKIASIGYPPKAVAILIAEHFKHLVTKKLATIEEANRIFDMLKLMQKQRLDFGLADDLLTAIFQNPSATFDEALLLCGYNVYRFEELSAMILPLVEEFGQIRRTINSENAVRWVMGKLRKAAKGNLPLSSLLPLVLPVVNHNLKPHQFTL
- a CDS encoding class I SAM-dependent methyltransferase — encoded protein: MSNNPISQFIAHTIESLEAKNFVRLALFNRRDKNNTLRTASAKVISIKKGERLSFVLRHQTKDITQNCMFEEVGSLLEAMFANDFLQADLFTLSANYYLTISPNGTAKLRIGPATETMQPSLSHDKEKARLITPAENTYLYRLGITTSEGKVKNDMQDKYRQINKYVEIIDGVLKSVELDNSFSVADMGAGKGYLTFALYDYLVNVLHKTPSVVGVELRKELVDKCNTIAKESGFAGLSFVEGTIVDAKLPKVDMLIALHACDTATDDAIFMGMKANAKVIVVAPCCHKQIRKQINPVGNLGRITQFGILKERQSELLTDGLRALIMEAYGYKTNVFEFIATEHTPKNVLIVGIKQRELATPDPKVLEQIADIKKVYGIEYHQLEKLLEKGI